In Bradyrhizobium paxllaeri, the genomic stretch CGGCTTGTCGCTGCCCTGCAGGCGCGACAGCCGCGCCAGCGTAGTCAGGCGCTGCGCCAGGATGCCGCCATGCGGCGACACCCGGTCATAGGGCTGGCAATCCCAGGCCGGAAACTGCATCACCGGCAGATCGGGCGCGAAGAACTCCAGCGCCCGCGCCAGTTGCTGCATGCGCGGGCCATCGCGGCAGACCACGGCAAGGCTGACCGCCGGTGGTTTCGGCCGCGCCGCCACCGCACGGGCGAGGTCCGAGACGACCAGCCCCTCGGCGCCTTCGGCGACATTGGCAAAGGTCAGCGCGCGGCCCGGAGCCAGCAGCGCGGCGGGCGATTTGACGGGCGCCTTCATGCGTCGTGATCCACGGCGCGAAACGCCTTGATGCGCTCGAACAGCGCGGTCGCATATTCCGGATCGAGCGGCGTGTCGCCGATCAGCGCGGCATAGAGATCGGGATCGGGCACCTCGATCAGGCGTTCCAGCTCGGTCAGTTCGTCATCGCGCATGTCAGCTATCTCGGCATCCGCAAAGCGTCCGAGGATGAGGTCCATTTCGCGGGTACCGCGATGCCAGCAGCGAAACAAAAGCCGCTTGCGGCGGTCATCCAGGCCACCGCTCGATCGTGTCGTACCCGTCATTTCCCTGTCCCATCCGAACGCCAAAAGCCCGGACGTGCCGGGCGGGGTTGATATAGCGTTCGGGACCGCCGATGTCAGCCCTTGTTGTCTGCATTGCCTCCACAAATGCTCGTCATGGCCGGGCTTGTCCCGGCCATCCAGGTCTCGCTTCCACATTGAGCAAAAGACGTGGATGCCCGAGACAAGCCCGGGCATGACGGCAGGAGTTTTGGCTGCGCCTTCTCCTCGTAGCCGCGGGGGTTGCAGCTTTTGCATTTCGCCGTTATGTGTCTGCCCGCGATCGGTGCCGATTTTGGCACGATCATCAGGGAGAAGGCTCGATGACGTTGATGTCTCGCCGCCCCGTCGAGGGCATCGCCTAAGCGCGCGTGCGTTAGCCGTGCCGCTTGGGAACTCGCGCGTTTAGAGCCAACGATAGTTGCGCCAGCGCGCGTCGACGATTCTCAGATCTCCTGAAAGTTTTTCAATGGGCACTTCTCCCAAAGTGGACGGCTGCGCGCCGATCCACGTCTTCGCCTCGTCCAAATCCTGGATCGAGGGCAATGCTACACTGCAACTCCAACAGGTCGCCGGATTGCCCGGCGTCCGCGCGGTCGCCGCGATGCCGGACCTTCATCCCGGCAAATACGGTCCCGTAGGCTGCGCCGTTCTGTCGGATCACATTCACCCGCAACTTGTCGGCTCCGACATCGGCTGCGGCATGGGGCTGTTTCAGCTTGATGTCGCCGCGCGCAAGCTGCGGCTCGATCAACTGGCCGGGCGCTTGCACGCGCTCGATCGGCCATGGGACGGCGATACAAGCAGCGTTCTGGCTGACGCCAGCCTTCACACTACCGCGTTCGATGCGTCGCTCGGCAGCATTGGCGGCGGCAACCACTTCTGCGAATTCCAGGCGATCGAGGAAATCCTCGAGCCTGCCACCGCCGCAGAGGCCGGGCTCGACCGCGACCATGCCTATGTCCTGGTCCATTCCGGTTCGCGGGGCCTCGGCTTCTCGATCCTGGAGCGAGAGATGGGGAATGGGCAGGTAGCGCTTGCCCCCGCGAGTGAAGCCGGCAGCGCCTACATGGATGCGCATGACC encodes the following:
- a CDS encoding succinate dehydrogenase assembly factor 2, translating into MTGTTRSSGGLDDRRKRLLFRCWHRGTREMDLILGRFADAEIADMRDDELTELERLIEVPDPDLYAALIGDTPLDPEYATALFERIKAFRAVDHDA
- a CDS encoding RNA ligase RtcB family protein encodes the protein MGTSPKVDGCAPIHVFASSKSWIEGNATLQLQQVAGLPGVRAVAAMPDLHPGKYGPVGCAVLSDHIHPQLVGSDIGCGMGLFQLDVAARKLRLDQLAGRLHALDRPWDGDTSSVLADASLHTTAFDASLGSIGGGNHFCEFQAIEEILEPATAAEAGLDRDHAYVLVHSGSRGLGFSILEREMGNGQVALAPASEAGSAYMDAHDHAVQWARLNRRIIAERAAAAARADLRLVNDLAHNMVERQADAGGNVMALHRKGAAASDRGLVPVPGSRGTLSYLVEPLAAMQTDALASLAHGAGRKYDRASMHGRVRVKKSDVARLERNPYGGIVVCGDRGLLAEEAPEAYKNIERVIADLVEFGLARVVATFRPLVTFKKAQSSVAAGASRREKSWKEDRR